A window of Solea solea chromosome 18, fSolSol10.1, whole genome shotgun sequence contains these coding sequences:
- the zbtb8a gene encoding zinc finger and BTB domain-containing protein 8A yields MDMVADLGASRLYRAPGESSHQQPQRWFNTADITVAHQSNLLKQLNQQRRQELFCDCSVLVEGQLFRAHRNVLFASSGYFRMLLSQGPDGLSDSVNATFDAFSPETFTVILDFIYSGQLDLSSHNVIEVMSAASYLQMNNVITYCKNFIKSSLDISVKDEDSERCLSLSETCSFTSGAGEESSEQQHQGPCSVSPPPALWTRDNSRSQSSFMGKDTDQEVSASAMKTNPSSPVSELIGADPDDLHDPQDPLYTLPGSERRRGKGGNKRKASNSTRANQQEDLDIQEARTQKAEKAEELYATLPQIVGVIGHFNKDSNPSMRFKCPFCTHTVKRKADLKRHLRCHTGERPYPCQACNKRFTRLEHLRSHFETIHQARKLVCRKCKCQVTEETGHVVCEGTRRYRMCTACIQEVGCDNIPMDSMDESCEEPALLLGVDGEEEGDTKRSWMVNDDDDLAEDSGTDLIIQQVDDSDEELQ; encoded by the exons atggacatggtGGCAGACTTGGGGGCGAGTCGACTGTACCGGGCACCGGGCGAATCGAGTCACCA gCAGCCTCAGAGATGGTTCAACACCGCTGACATCACAGTGGCTCACCAAAGCAACCTGCTGAAGCAGCTCAACCAGCAGCGCAGACAGGAGCTGTTCTGTGACTGCAGCGTGTTGGTGGAGGGCCAGCTCTTCAGGGCCCACCGCAACGTCCTGTTTGCCAGCAGCGGCTACTTCCGCATGTTGCTGTCCCAGGGGCCCGACGGCCTATCAGACTCCGTCAACGCCACCTTTGACGCCTTCAGCCCCGAGACCTTCACCGTCATCCTGGATTTCATCTACTCCGGCCAGCTGGACCTGTCCAGCCATAATGTGATTGAGGTGATGTCTGCAGCCAGCTACCTGCAGATGAACAATGTCATCACCTACTGCAAGAACTTCATCAAATCCTCCTTAGACATCAGTGTGAAAGATGAAGACAGCGAGCGCTGCCTCAGCTTGTCTGAGACCTGTAGCTTCACCAGCGGAGCAGGGGAGGAGTCCTCGGAGCAGCAGCATCAAGGCCCGTGCTCTGTCAGTCCTCCACCTGCACTCTGGACCAGGGACAACTCCAGATCCCAGTCTAGCTTTATGGGGAAAGACACAGACCAGGAGGTTTCAGCCTCAGCCATGAAGACAAACCCAAGCAGCCCAGTCAGTGAGCTCATTGGTGCAGACCCGGACGACCTCCACGACCCGCAGGACCCTCTTTACACCCTGCCAGGATCAGAGCGCCGGCGGGGGAAAGGGGGAAACAAGAGGAAAGCGTCTAACAGCACCCGTGCCAACCAGCAGGAGGACCTGGACATCCAGGAGGCAAGGACACAAAAGGCTGAGAAAGCAGAGGAGCTGTACGCAACTCTACCACAGATCGTTGGTGTGATTGGACACTTTAATAAAG ACTCCAACCCCAGCATGCGCTTCAAATGTCCCTTCTGCACCCACACGGTGAAGAGGAAGGCGGACCTGAAGCGGCACCTGCGCTGTCACACCGGAGAGCGGCCGTACCCCTGCCAGGCCTGCAATAAACGCTTCACTCGCCTGGAGCACCTCCGCAGCCATTTTGAGACA ATCCATCAGGCGAGGAAGCTGGTGTGCAGAAAGTGCAAGTGTCAAGTGACAGAGGAGACGGGGCATGTGGTGTGTGAGGGCACGCGGCGCTACCGCATGTGCACCGCGTGCATCCAGGAAGTGGGCTGTGATAACATCCCCATGGACAGTATGGACGAGTCCTGCGAGGAGCCGGCGCTGCTGCTGGGTGTggacggggaggaggagggcgacACCAAGAGAAGCTGGATGGTAAACGACGACGACGACCTGGCCGAGGACTCGGGCACCGACCTCATCATACAGCAGGTGGACGACAGTGACGAGGAGCTGCAGTGA
- the gale gene encoding UDP-glucose 4-epimerase isoform X2 — protein MAEKVLVTGGGGYIGSHCVLDLIEAGFHPVVVDNFSNAVREGDVPESIRRIEKLLDTSIEFHELDLLDRPGLEKLFKKHAFTAVIHFAGLKAVGESVAHPLRYYKVNLTASMNLLEVMQAHRVHNLVFSSSATVYGDPQSLPLDEQHPVGGCTNPYGQTKYFIEKMIMDHCLAEKDWNAVLLRYFNPIGAHVSGLIGEDPQGIPNNLLPYVAQVAIGRRDYLNVFGNDYDTPDGTGVRDYIHVVDLSAGHIAALKKLKENCGCKVYNLGTGKGYSVLQIVKAMEKAAGKEIPYKIAPRRPGDTASCYANPCLAEKELGWKAVLDLERMCEDLWRWQSMNPNGYSEAS, from the exons ATGGCAGAGAAGGTGCTGGTCACAGGTGGAGGGGGCTACATTGGGAGTCATTGTGTGCTGGATCTTATTGAAGCAGGCTTTCATCCTGTTGTTGTGGATAACTTCAGTAATGCAGTAAGAG AAGGGGACGTGCCAGAGAGTATACGGAGGATAGAGAAGCTTCTGGACACCAGTATCGAGTTTCATGAACTAGACCTCCTGGACCGCCCTGGCTTGGAAAAACTCTTCAAAAAG CATGCCTTTACTGCAGTGATTCACTTTGCCGGTCTGAAGGCTGTCGGAGAGTCGGTGGCGCATCCGTTGCGCTACTACAAAGTCAACCTCACCGCCTCCATGAACCTGCTTGAG GTGATGCAGGCCCACAGAGTGCACAATCTGGTCTTCAGCAGCTCGGCCACAGTGTACGGAGACCCCCAGTCCCTGCCCCTCGATGAGCAGCATCCTGTGGGTGGCTGCACGAACCCCTACGGCCAGACCAAGTACTTCATCGAGAAGATGATCATGGACCACTGTTTGGCAGAGAAG GACTGGAATGCAGTGCTGCTGCGTTATTTCAACCCAATTGGAGCCCATGTCTCTGGCCTGATTGGAGAGGACCCTCAGGGCATCCCCAACAACCTGCTGCCCTATGTTGCACAG gtTGCTATTGGGAGAAGAGATTATCTCAACGTGTTTGGGAATGACTATGACACACCTGATGGGACAG GTGTGCGAGATTACATTCACGTTGTAGATCTGTCAGCGGGACACATAGCAGCTCTCAAGAAGCTCAAGGAGAACTGTGGATGCAAG gTTTACAACCTAGGAACAGGAAAGGGCTACTCTGTGCTCCAGATTGTAAAAGCCATGGAGAAGGCAGCGGGGAAAGAG ATCCCGTATAAGATCGCGCCTCGTAGACCAGGCGACACCGCGTCCTGCTACGCTAACCCCTGTCTGGCTGAGAAGGAGCTTGGCTGGAAGGCTGTATTAGACCTGGAAAGAATGt GTGAGGATCTATGGCGCTGGCAGTCCATGAACCCCAACGGATACAGCGAAGCCTCTTGA
- the gale gene encoding UDP-glucose 4-epimerase isoform X1 yields the protein MAEKVLVTGGGGYIGSHCVLDLIEAGFHPVVVDNFSNAVRGEGDVPESIRRIEKLLDTSIEFHELDLLDRPGLEKLFKKHAFTAVIHFAGLKAVGESVAHPLRYYKVNLTASMNLLEVMQAHRVHNLVFSSSATVYGDPQSLPLDEQHPVGGCTNPYGQTKYFIEKMIMDHCLAEKDWNAVLLRYFNPIGAHVSGLIGEDPQGIPNNLLPYVAQVAIGRRDYLNVFGNDYDTPDGTGVRDYIHVVDLSAGHIAALKKLKENCGCKVYNLGTGKGYSVLQIVKAMEKAAGKEIPYKIAPRRPGDTASCYANPCLAEKELGWKAVLDLERMCEDLWRWQSMNPNGYSEAS from the exons ATGGCAGAGAAGGTGCTGGTCACAGGTGGAGGGGGCTACATTGGGAGTCATTGTGTGCTGGATCTTATTGAAGCAGGCTTTCATCCTGTTGTTGTGGATAACTTCAGTAATGCAGTAAGAG GAGAAGGGGACGTGCCAGAGAGTATACGGAGGATAGAGAAGCTTCTGGACACCAGTATCGAGTTTCATGAACTAGACCTCCTGGACCGCCCTGGCTTGGAAAAACTCTTCAAAAAG CATGCCTTTACTGCAGTGATTCACTTTGCCGGTCTGAAGGCTGTCGGAGAGTCGGTGGCGCATCCGTTGCGCTACTACAAAGTCAACCTCACCGCCTCCATGAACCTGCTTGAG GTGATGCAGGCCCACAGAGTGCACAATCTGGTCTTCAGCAGCTCGGCCACAGTGTACGGAGACCCCCAGTCCCTGCCCCTCGATGAGCAGCATCCTGTGGGTGGCTGCACGAACCCCTACGGCCAGACCAAGTACTTCATCGAGAAGATGATCATGGACCACTGTTTGGCAGAGAAG GACTGGAATGCAGTGCTGCTGCGTTATTTCAACCCAATTGGAGCCCATGTCTCTGGCCTGATTGGAGAGGACCCTCAGGGCATCCCCAACAACCTGCTGCCCTATGTTGCACAG gtTGCTATTGGGAGAAGAGATTATCTCAACGTGTTTGGGAATGACTATGACACACCTGATGGGACAG GTGTGCGAGATTACATTCACGTTGTAGATCTGTCAGCGGGACACATAGCAGCTCTCAAGAAGCTCAAGGAGAACTGTGGATGCAAG gTTTACAACCTAGGAACAGGAAAGGGCTACTCTGTGCTCCAGATTGTAAAAGCCATGGAGAAGGCAGCGGGGAAAGAG ATCCCGTATAAGATCGCGCCTCGTAGACCAGGCGACACCGCGTCCTGCTACGCTAACCCCTGTCTGGCTGAGAAGGAGCTTGGCTGGAAGGCTGTATTAGACCTGGAAAGAATGt GTGAGGATCTATGGCGCTGGCAGTCCATGAACCCCAACGGATACAGCGAAGCCTCTTGA